A region of the Falco biarmicus isolate bFalBia1 chromosome 10, bFalBia1.pri, whole genome shotgun sequence genome:
TTTTGGGGCCGTTTCCAGCCCTTGACCCGGTGTTGTAGAGTGAGGGGAAAGGTATTGGGCAGGAGGAAGACTCTGTGTTGACCTCAAAATGAGAATTGGGAAGCTACTTCAAGTTAAATACCCTGCTGTTGGTTATCatgctgctggagggagggatggggttgtgggctgcaggggcagcaggcTGTGGGACATGGAGGATCCCTTTTCCTCATcaaggttttaattttctgttttgggtCCAGGAAGATGCTGCTTTGTACCGGCACTTGGGTGCCCTCCTGCGCCACTGCCTCATGATCTCTGCTGATGGAGAGGACCGGACTGAGGAGTTCCACAGGTCTGTGTTAGATAACTAGGTCATGATCTTCACTAGAAACAGGGTCCCCAAGGCAGATCCTGCCTGACCCTGGCATTAACATCTGCTTGTTTGGTGCTTGCTAAGGTGACTGCTGACAAGCAGGCATCTTTGATTTGGCCTGTGTGTTCCTCACGCTGCTAAGAACCCAGAAATAGCCCAGCCCTTCCTACAGTCAGTTTCTGTGTGCTAATGCCACAGCCTCCCGGCCTACAGGAGGAAGGGTTTTCTCCAAGCCTGCTGACCCCAAGGGCTGTATTCAGTATCCTGCGTCAGGCCTCCTCAACAGTGCCACCCACTTCAGTGGGCAATCTGCCAGAGCAGATGTTCAATACTTTAATTAAGGAGTGCATGGAGTGCCCTTAATTAACTGTCAGTCTCTTGAGCCATGCTGAGAAACTGCCTGAGTCACATTGCTGAGCCTTATTGGTCCAGGGGTGTCAGCTGTGAGGAGGTGACACCATCCTGTTCTCAAGAAAACTATAGTCAGAGGAATCCTAAACAATGCATTGCATTGACTGTCAAGCTGAGAAGGAGTCATACAGCAGGAGGCCCTAGAGAAAGATCTTTGACCACCCAGATTAGTCCTACTTGGCATCTCTGTCAAGATCCATGGTTTCCCAGTTGTCACTGAAGTCTCTTTGGACTCCCAGAAAATAGTTCAACTACCCAAAAAGCAGTTCAGTTTATTCCCTTTTAGTGGTGTGAGGAGCTTGGGATGCAGTCCAAAGACAGCTTGGATCTTGAGGTACTGACGCTCCTGGAAGTTAGTAACGAACCTTCATTTCTGGATAGCTGAAGAACTTCGGTGAGCAAAGATCCATGACTGCGTGTTCACTTCTCTTTTATATCTTTAGTCATACAGTTAACCTTTTGGGCAACTTGCCCCTGAAATGTCTGGATGTCCTTCTGACCCCGAAAGTCCGGCCAGGCTCACTTGAGTACATGGGTGTCAACATGGATGCAGTCAGCATCCTACTGGATTTCCTGGAGCGACGCCTTGACAGGGTGAGTTGTGAAGCTGCTGTGTGAGTTCATCACTGTTGTTTTCACAAGTTCACTGCAGGGCACCTTTCCTTCAGTCTACATTCATCCTTGAAAAGCCCAGTGCCAACACCACATGAGCACCAGCAAGGCATGGGTATTTTGGAGATAGCCCTTTACAGAAGAGGCAGTTTTTAGTAGAGGCAAAACTCTGATGGTAGGACTAAAACAATGTCTGTCAACTGGGAAGGTAACTGGGTGATTGCTTTATGGACTGCAGGTAGTGAGATGGGTTGAACAGTAGATGATTAACTGGGTGATTAAAATATCAGTGCTCTGTTTCGCTCAACTCAGCAGTGATATGGTGGGCCGCTTCTGGAAGCCTGAATTTGCGTTATTTTCAAGCTGACTGTGGCTTTCAGTCTCCGGAGTTATTCCAAAGGGCCTCCAAATTTTACAGCTGCACTTCTCTACTCTGGATGCCCTATACAAGTATTTCTAGCACTGCTGTGCTACAGAGCAGGGTTTGGAAGTTTGTGCCAGTTTGAGGAATGATGAAGCACCGATTCCTATAGTAGAGGCTGGAAAGCTTCCATGTCCATCTGTTTCCCTGATGGTCTGTACTCATGTTCTCCATCACTAACCGGATGAGTTGAGCTCAGTGTGACTAACGTGTTTTTCACTTTGTGGACACTTCTGCAGGGACACAAGCTGAAGGAGAGTTTGACCCCTGTGCTGAACCTGCTGACTGAGAGTGCCCGAGTCCACCGTCAGACGAGGAAGTTCCTGAAGGCAAAGGTACGCTATCTGTCGGCCTAATTGAATGATGCTGCACTGAGCAGAGAGAATAGCAAACGGCCTGATTATTGCCATCCTCCAAACAGACCTCCTCTGTCTTTCTGCTGGGTTCTGATACGCATGGGTGATTGAGGCCAGTGGTACCCacactgtttttttccacatctcCCACACTCTgtggttttattaattttagcTGATCTGTAAAATGCACATACATTTTCCCCTGtctgacctgctgctgccattccAGCTCTGCTGATCACCCCTCATTGTGGCCTTGTAGGTGCTGCCTCCACTCCGGGATGTGAGGAATCGGCCAGAGGTGGGGAACTCACTGCGGAACAAGCTGGTACGTTTGATGACCCACATCGACACAGACGTGAAGCACTGTGCGGCAGAGTTCCTCTTTGTCCTCTGCAAGGAGAGTGGTGAGTTGCAGGGGCTTGCTGTGGGCTTTGGTGACAGGAAATCTTGAAGCTTGGCCCCTGGGCAAGCCAGAGAGTGTGGGATTGGTgaccctctgcagccagcaggatCTTCTGTCTTCCCTTGGGCCAGATACACTGAGTAGGGAAAAGTGGAGAGTATCCAAGTGCTCTGTGGGAACGAGTTTCTTGTGCCAGCGGTGAGTGAAAAGCTGTGCTGGAGGACGCCCCAACACCCTGTTGACAACCTGGCCTGCATTCAGGCCTCCGCCCTGTGGGTGCTGTCCCTGCCGTTCTTGGTGCATAGCGTGGGAGCCTTGCTCCCCTGTCGGAGTTCAAGGAAGCACTGGCATTTCTGTGTCCGTGGCCTTGCGCTGATCTCGCTGTTGGAGCACAGAGGAGCAGACggggctggagaggcagaagGGGAAGCACAGGgtggtttctctctctctcctggcAGTGTCACGGTTTGTGAAGTACACTGGCTACGGGAATGCAGCTGGGCTCCTGGCAGCGCGAGGCCTCATGGCTGGTGGTCGGGAAGAGGGAGAGTACTCGGAAGATGAAGACACAGACACTGAGGAGTACAAAGAGGCAAAGCCCAAGTAAAGAAGTCTGCTTCTCCTCTATAGCACCCTTCTTCCTACACCTTCTTCCCACTCCTGCTCTGTCCCTTTCTTCATCTCTCTCCCTGCCATCTGCTTTGTCCCGCTTTTTCACATGAGCATTTCCTTCCACATTATTTACCAGTTTCACCCTTACCTTTGATGTCCTGTTCCACCCTCTCTGCCTGTTCCTTGGGTGAAATGGCTCTGTGGCTGAGCTCCTCATAGTGGTACTGGTGCATATATTTGGTCCCTGCAGCTGGGTACAGGCTCTAGAGCAAAGTGGGTTCCTTCAGCCAGAGCCCATTCTGCACCAGACCTGTTCATGGTGTGCATGTGGCAGTATCTCTCTCTAATCCGTATCTGATACCCACCCGTTCTTGGCATCTGCACACTCCACTGCAGTGACAGGTTTTTACTGGGTGCTGGAGCAAGGGCGGCTCCTTCTTGCAGTGGGGTTGGAAGTGCCAATTACTCCTCCATCTccagagccctgtgctgctggagcgaggtggtttttttggggttgtttttttttcatttgcctgTGAATTAATGGTGGTAACTCAAGGACGAGGGATGTGGTGGGAGAGCTCCAGGACTGTGCTCAGCTCTAGGTCCTATACATTCCAGCATCCTGTTCAATGTGGTTTACAggttgggggttgttttttgggggttttttttctgtgtgagcTTTTTACCTTCTGACTcaaggagagggaaaaagtGTCATTTGCCCTTGTGCATGTGGTTTAAAACTGCACTGTGGAATTGGCAGGATGGTGATGTTGGTTACACAAGAGAAATAGGAGGGATTTGCAAGCGGGGACAACTGTGCACAGGACATACAGAAAGAGACTGGAACCACGAGCGGCAATGACAGTCAGCCTTGCCGTTGTGTTCCTCTGCTCTGTACAGGCAAAGAAGGATTTTAAACagccctttttttcctcctgtgctttACCTCTCTCTTTTGCCCTGGCCTCGCTATTCTTGCAGCATTAACCCTGTCACGGGACGTGTCGAGGAGAAACTACCCAACCCCATGGAAGGGATGactgaagagcagaaggaatACGAAGCCATGAAGTTAGTCAACATGTTTGACAAATTGTCCAGGTACTAGAAAGTTGTGTATGTTCATGTCTGCATCAGCACCTGTGTCTGTGATTTACATTTATCACAATGTATTCCCAAGGCGACCCCTAACTGAAGGGATGTAGGAGAGCATGGAGGAGATACATgaggaaatatttccttaatCTGGGCCCCGTTACGTGCAAGGGAAGGCACTGCAAGCCCTGCGCACCTCTTTGGTGTAGTGGCGTGCTGTGAAATTCCTCTACGTGCCTGCACTGTGTTTTTGAGCACCTGTTGCCTCACCACGTTTGGCTGGGTGCTCAGTAAGAACAGCAGCCACTGTCCTGGCAAGGCTGCTCAGCAGGAAGCAGCGTTTTGGGGACAGATGGCAGTCAGTGCCACCAATTAGTTTCCCTGCAGGAGCGTTTTCTCTGGTTGTTCTTCTGCCATTAAATAATCCGTCATTAAAAGGTGCCACAGAGCAACCCAGAATCTGCCAACTGAATTCAGGCCAGCCCCACGgatgggagggggaaagggcaGTGCATTTAATGTATGCATTTCCATCATGTGCTAGAGGGAGAGGAACACTGATGTCAGTGCTAGTTTTCCTCTGGCAATCCTTGCACCACACGACCTGTACCTGGACAGGACCCTAAAACTGAGCCTATTCCAGGGAACCTGAGGATAACAATGCTTGCAAATTGTGCTTCCAGCCATTTCCTCATCATGCTGGAGGTTTTGTGGTGATAACTGTCCCCCACTTCTAAAAAGGGATTCTTAGTGGTTGCTTGGTGTGGTTGTGGGCTGCTTCTGGGCAGTTTCCGCAAGCCCCATGTTTCTGCTGTAGTGCTCATCTGTTCCTGTGTTGTCTGCTGCAGATTTGTGTtactttcctctctctcctccctggtTTCAGAGAGCAAGTCATCCAGCCCATGGGCATCACGCCGAGCGGCAACCTGGCCCCCATGGAGAATGCCATCCGCGATATGGCTGATGAGAGGTCATCGTCCGACTCTGACCTAGGGCTGGACTGATCCAGACCTCTTGCCCCAGCTGCGGAGAGCTGGGGAGCCTCCGTCTGCTCTCCCTCAGAACTGATGCCGCACCCAGTGGCTAGTACTGGGCCAGGACTCTCCCTGTGGGATCTGGATCCAGCCTGGAACCCTCACAGTCCACAGTAAGGaacacctcctgcctccttcccagGTCCGTAACCGCCTCTCCTTCCAGAGGGTCTTCGTGACCTGGCTCTACTTTGGTCTCTCCTGTCAGCAGCCTTGAGGATTTCGTACTCCAAATCACTTCCAGGACTTTccagtaggatttttttttttttttaaatacgtGATGTTTGGGAAGAAGAGTTGGGGGAGGATCTTTCTGTCACACCATCATGGTTCAGCAATCCGCAGAGCATCTTGTGTACGTGCTGATGCTTATGTGGCCACTTGTCAGCATGCGCGTCACCGTGTGTGGCTGTGTGAGGCTGGCCCTGTGtgtggggagctgctccccaggaacgcggtggggaggtgggagcagTTATTCACGGCAGCTCTTGGGGATTGGTGTCCGCGGGGCATAGTGCATCCATTTcatcagcaggcagctgagcaTGTGTGCACTATGTGTGGCTGTGAGCGTGACGGTGTTTGTGCAGAACAGGAATGTGTGGACTTAGGAGTGTATGTGAGTGTGGCCAGAAGCAGCAATGTGTGCGCTGTGGGGAGGCaagcaaagcttttctgtgaAGCTTCCAGCATTCCTATCAGCTGCAGGAGAGAAACACACAGGTGACTGCCAGGAATGCTCTGATATTTGGTCTCTGGCGCTGTGCAATGTTCCTGTAACCACAAAGTTTAGTTTTTGGCGTTAATCTTTTCCCATCTCACGCTTTCCAAATGAAAGGCCAAAATCTGTCTTGTCTGCTGCCTCTTTGTCTGCCTTGGCTTTCCCACAggtctgctgctgtttgcacCCAGGGGCTGGTGTTGGTCCTGTCCTTTGCTGTGGCTTGAtttgtcttttatttgttttattttgagatttttttctttttaaagaaaattgttttaaagaaaatcttccaGTTTGTCTCATGTACCAGAGTTCCAAAACTTACTATCACAAGTAGGAATGCAAAAGTGATGCTAGAATAAAGAAAACCTGACAAACAACTGCATGGCAGTGATTCATCGAACGTGATAGCtctgagaaaggaaggaaatatcTTTGGCTTTTTCTTATTAGCAGATGGTTCTACTCTGATCACCCTGAACTTCACGGTGTTTTTTGGGAAGTAAAATTGTGGCGTTGAACTGGGGCTAAGCCAGAACCTTTCCCTGCACTAAGTATAACTGAATAGAGCATCCCAAAGTTAGAGTAAGCATTGAAGCCTGAGGATTGGAAAACTCTTTTAGCTCGACCCCTCAGGCCTCACAACACACAGTTGTTTACAGGACTGTTCCTCATCTCCTCTATAAATGCTCTGTAATGGTTGAAAATTGTGCACACCAGCTCtattttctgtctgtgcagTGGGGATTTGCTGCTCAGCCTTTGCAGGACGTGAGCCACCCTCAGTGATCTGGCTTTGCTGAGGTTTCTGAGTCCCCACAGGGCAGCatgtgcagcagagctggggctctGGTGGGAAGGCAGACTGGCTGACCAGGCTCCCCAGTGGGGCACAACACAGGGCACCCAGGAAAGCTGGGTCTGGGGAGGCTGCCGGTGCGCAGCCGAGGTGAGCAGAGGGTTTGCAAGTATTTCTGCCTGTGTATTTTTAGAAGTTGGTGCTTGTTTTCTGAAGACTGCCTCTATGACATGAAAAGCTGAAGGTATGCTTAATTTAGTTTAGTTCTTAAGtgattaaaatttttttcagtagttatGATTAAGTCCCAGGCTCTCCCAGAGGTATGCAAAATTTATGTAAAACTGACCCACTAAAATTTGTGGATAGGCTTCTGTCATGAGAATAGCGTCAGTGTATTGCAGCTGGAGTTTTTAGGCCAACTGCAtctctccccttctttctttattttttttatttaataactaGCAAAACCCCCCACTGCAGACCTTCCATGTGAAGATGCAGACCTCTGTGTCTCCATCTCTTAAAGCTTTCcatgcaaaaggaaaagtaagGGTGTGTATCTTTAATGCAGTGCTTCTGGTATCgtattctgtttctctgttgtGCTTAAACTCCTGACTTGCAACTGACAGGCCCTGCTTTGAAAAGCCCTGGTGCAAGGGCTGAACTTGGCACAGGGGGCTTTGGGAGTGAGGGTTTGTGAACAGggtatgttttaaaaacaagatgCTGCCACAGTTTTCATTGCAAAGCGGCGTGCCACGAGGCTTCTGGTGCTCTGCAAAGTGAGAGAACAACCGTTCTTCTTGCGGCTGTGTGTTCaaatgcagctgctgggctgggctggctgcaaggAGGAACATGCAGTTATATTTAAATTGTGCGTTTGGATAAACAAGTCTGCTCATCTGAATGCGAGCTTGTTCAAACCTATCTTCAAGGCATTTAGACTTGCttaaacctttctttttcttgttcaacCTTTCTTTCAGTTGGTAACCGGTCATGAGTGGTGTTCCTgagggctcagtgctggggccagtcccGTTTAATGTCTgtatcaatgatctggatgaggggatcgagtgcaccctcagtaagtttgcagagaACACCAAGTTGGGAAGTTGATCTGCTTGTGGctaggaaggctctgcagagggatctggacaggctggaccgatgggccgaggccagttgtaCGAGGTTCAAGACAGCTCAGTGCggggtcctgcacgtgggtcacaccagccccaggcagcgctgcggactggggcagagcggctggaaagctgcctggtgggaaaggccctgggggggctggttgacagctggctgggcatgagccGGCTGTATGCCAAGggggccaacagcatcctggcttgtatctgaaacagtgtggccagtgGGACCAGGGCAGCAACTGTCCCCCTGTAatcggcactggtgaggctgcacctcaaaccctgtgtgcagttttgggcccctcactgcaagaaggacgtagaggggctggagtgtgtccagggatgggcaacggagctggggaaggggctggaacACAAGTCTTACATGGAgtggctgagagaactggggctgttcagcctggaggaggaggcggctcaggggagaccttatcgctctctacaactgcctgaaaggagggtgtaggcaggtgggggttcATCTCTTCTaccagataacaagtgacaggacaagaggaaatggcctcaggttgtgccagggaaggtttagattggatattagaaaacatttcttcaccaaaagggttgtcaagcattggaacaggctgctcagggaggtggtggagtcaccagccctggaggtgtttaaaagacatatagatatggtgcttagggatgtggtttagtgatggacttggcagtgctgggttaatggttggattcAAGGACCGTAAGGGTCTATTCCAACctcaatgattctgtgattctaaggaAGCAGCTAGGACACCAAGTGCAGAGCTCTGTTCCTGTAGCATTAGCTGTGTTGTACCAGGATTCTGTGGGATCCCTGGGGCTAGTCTGATTTATAGTGGATGAGTATTAGGTCCAAAACCTTCTAATTACATAAACAGATAGCCATAAGAGACAGTGTTTTGAGGCTCTAGCTTTGCCATGTGAAGAGCTTTCAGGCATAGAAGTAACAGTGTTCCAGTGTTGTGTTGGTAAGACACAGCTGTGTGCTCAAATGCTTTTATTCCCTTTGCTTGGAACCATAACAAAACAGTGGCAcaaaatgctttgcattttgttgTGCTTGTTTAGAGCTGGTACTGAGCCAGGGCTGCCTCTAGAACAGTTGCTGTGATAAGCATATGGGTCAGCCAGGGCCACCTGAGTGTGACTTCAATCTCTACAGCCACATTTAGGTGCTGGGGTGATGAAAATCATGCTCCATGGCAGGGAAGAGGCCCTGCTGTGCCAGTAATATGCAAAGTACATCTGCTAGGACACATTCGGGAAGGAGCAGGACATCACTGCAGTGCTCTGACTGATGCTGCCCCTCTCTGGGACAGCAGTTACAGGGAGGAAAGGTACTTGTGTaaggttaaaaagaaataaaataataaaaaagcaggtGAAAGGAGTGGTGGTGAGTGGCACAGAATGTGTTAGAATACTAGGGAAGGTGCAAAGTTTACAGAAAAACCCACAGGTGACATCagcaaaagaattaaaactctttattattaaataattaacaCTACACCGATTCAAAACTCTTCCAGCAGCTCAAGCTGGTGTGTTTCTGAACAGGAATGGGGGACAagctcccctccagccctgatAGCATTTGTCCCCTGATTAGCAGAGTTTCCATCTGAAGAATAAACACTACaagtctgcagcagctgaaagatCATGACGAAGAGAAGAGTATCTGAGGAGGAGCTGTGAAGGGAGTTGGTACATGTGGGGAGCTGGAACACTCACTCCAGACTGCCTTGCCTCAAGGCCTGACCTTCTGGCATTTTCAACTCCTGCTCGCTGAAAGCCAGGCCCTCTGAGGGTCTCCAAGGTTGGACGGCTTGGAAGGAGTGAGACCCAAATGGCAAGCTGCCCGTGCACAGCTCGTCTGACATGCTGGCACAAGCCCACGAGCTTCCAGCCAGTTACTGGTGTGAAGTTCTCATGGCTGGACATCATCAAATGGTGCGCTGATGGAGCGACAGCCAGGGCCACGGAAGAGGCAAGCCTCCCCTAGCAGGTGCCAACATGAAGCAAGACAAGGAGGGAGCAGTGGCTACATCAACTGTTCTGAAGTCTCAGGCAGGAAAGCCTTCATGTGCAGAGCCAGTCTCCAGCTTGGCATTTGGGCTTCTCTCCCTTCAGCTTCCCTTCCGTCATGGGCGAGGGCCTCTCTGCTCcgcttccagcccagctggattgAGCCACGGgcatcccctcctccccagcgTGCCAGTTCTGTGTGgatttgctgctgcagagctggatggCCTCTTCCACCGCTCCCTGCCACAGTCTCTTTTCTCTGCCCGTGCTGGGCATGACAGTCTCTCCTTTTCAAGGTGAACATcgctctccagcagcagggagccagCTGTCCTATTTGTCTTTTG
Encoded here:
- the RIC8A gene encoding synembryn-A, translating into MELRTVVATLESGEQDTVLKVLQIYNQEKSQCFTFDDEEREDRKKMAQLLIKFLEKELQPSCQVTCLESIRILSRDKYCLDPFTTKEGLKTLSRHAGIDYSEELIREVPDLDVILESLKCLCNIVFSSPRAQELTAEARLVVGLAKRIKLYNERSLPHEVKFFDLRLLFLLTALRVDIRQQLAQELRGISLMTDTLELTLGVKWMDPYEVATEEGLLPPLPRQETERAMEILKVLFNITFDSSKREVDEEDAALYRHLGALLRHCLMISADGEDRTEEFHSHTVNLLGNLPLKCLDVLLTPKVRPGSLEYMGVNMDAVSILLDFLERRLDRGHKLKESLTPVLNLLTESARVHRQTRKFLKAKVLPPLRDVRNRPEVGNSLRNKLVRLMTHIDTDVKHCAAEFLFVLCKESVSRFVKYTGYGNAAGLLAARGLMAGGREEGEYSEDEDTDTEEYKEAKPNINPVTGRVEEKLPNPMEGMTEEQKEYEAMKLVNMFDKLSREQVIQPMGITPSGNLAPMENAIRDMADERSSSDSDLGLD